The window aaagacTTATAAATACAGTTTGACTTTTGTTTTAGTGTAAACAGCATAAAAATTGGGTTTTATtctctttaaaattaagatCGCTATACTCATGAAAGGACTATGATTAACATAACAATCTTTagcattaaaaaattgtagatTATTAGATTCCATATATGTCAAAAACTGTAACAGGTAAAATTAGCTTGGTATATTAATGAAACAAATGAAAAACTTAAacttctaaaaaaaaattaattttatactatatttaaatatttgtatataatGTATATGAGCTACTGAATTAAAGCCGAAATATTTCGTTTgcaatataataaatttaggttaaataaacaaaacagACTGTCTATAATTTATCactataaaatatctataTACTTTCGTATtgcaataaatattaaatgtgtattttatatgtattaTATAAAGTTCGCTGTTTGATACTGACGTAGCCATGCTGGTAAAAATGCTCCAGCATGTTGTCGTGGTcgtttatattaaattttttatttacaatgTTTTGTCCTTTGGTTTGTTTCTCATTCCTCTGCTTTCTCATGTTCATCATTAGTTTCTATTTTTTGGTGTGGGCAAGGgccaaatttatatttatagttttctttgtttgtttgtaaaCAATTCGTTCAGatcaaacaaacaaaaaacaaaaaaaaaatgaattacTTGTGGGATACCACAGATACAAATTATATCCCATTTTATTCtgtaatttattatagaatttaattttgttacACAAACTCAGTAAAACACTAataattctattttttagtatataaaaactataactaattatttttaaaagattatcgacataattttttgcccttatgaattttttaatgttgtTATATGCTAAAATATTAGCTATAAATGCTAGTATTGTATCGGATCTTTACAATGAACAACAAACACATGAATATCAAGATGCAGATCTtgcaaaaatatatcttaataaacataatggactttcaaaaaataaagattcTCAGATCCTCAATGCAGAAGAAACAAAAGAACACGCTCAACCAATTTTAAATGATGGAAATGTCTGcgaatcaaataaaaatatatgttttttgcAGATAGAAAAGAATGATCAGCACAAAAATAGTCCTGCACATACTACAGATCTAagtaataatataaattctaaGTTTTTAAACCCACATGTATCTAATTGGTTTTAGAGAATGCACtttatgttaaaaaatttttgtaaaaacaaCTATtggattttaaaaaatttaatgtgtctaacttttttttgcatgataattctttttgtttacctgtttttcttattaaaacattaaaaatcttaCGAAATATTAGTTTGTATGATTAGCTTTTAGAGTAGTTTGTCtgttgaaaatatttttatatgaaatttatttagtcTTTCATTGTAACTTTCCATTTTATGTCTTTTCGTAGtttaatactttttgtTGAGGGTTCTgatcaaatatttagaaataatttaaaatgtttcataacatataaataaaaggcCTAAATATATTGAGGAATTGTGCCAAGATTTAATTTACATTAGACTGTTGCAGCCATAGAATATGCCTTTGACTAGACTTGGTAAGGGTATACAATCATCATCTAACGTATATTTTATACACTGGCACATATGTTTTCATTgcaaatgaatttttaaatagcAAAACATTAGAggtattttctaaattttctataaaaaaaggtaTTTGAGGTTTACATATTTGTGCTATGTTTGTTTATGAATCACAAAACtcaatatcttttttatattctagTAGAAtggcaaaaaaaacaaatttgcttggctttatttttcatacaCGATAATGTTTTTCTCGAATGTTGTATCAAAAGCTTTGATATTTGTGCATTTATTTGGACTATCagatcaattttttttttatttgaagtTAAATTCAATATAGTATGCGCCTCAGTAAAATCAGCaaatgaagaagaaaacAAGTATTATATTAGTTTTGAATTAACCGATAAGTTTTTatgaacaaaaaatacaatgtAAATACCTTCTATATGCCAGAAAACCTATACTAGacaattataaattcaaataatccgagtaaataaataaaattttaaccTTACGAGCATTTTTCTTGGAATTATAAGGTATACTTACTAACCTACAATATTTAACGACGtagtatttataattactgAATATTTTAGTAGAAACATAAATGAAACACAAAATCTTCATTTAATGAGACTGAAAACATAAAGACTAAAGACATTA of the Vairimorpha necatrix chromosome 9, complete sequence genome contains:
- a CDS encoding putative SP-containing protein, producing the protein MNFLMLLYAKILAINASIVSDLYNEQQTHEYQDADLAKIYLNKHNGLSKNKDSQILNAEETKEHAQPILNDGNVCESNKNICFLQIEKNDQHKNSPAHTTDLSNNINSKFLNPHVSNWF